A stretch of DNA from Actinomycetes bacterium:
CAACACCACCACCTCACGCTCCCGCTCGGTGAGCGCGCGCACGCCCGGGTGCGGCGCCGGCCGGCGCGCCCGCCTGGCCACGAACTCGCCGATCACCCGGCGGGTGACGGTAGGCGACAGCAGCGACGCGCCGTCGGCGACGACACGCACGGCGCGCAGCAGCTCCGCCGGCTCGGTGTCCTTGAGCAGGAACCCGCTGGCGCCGTCCCGCAGCGCCTCGAAGACGTACTCGTCCAGCTCGAAGGTCGTCAGCACGATCACCCGAGTGCCGGTCAGCGCAGGGTCGGCCACGATCGCCCGCAGCGCCTGGAGCCCGTCCATGACCGGCATCCGCACGTCCAGCAGCACCACGTCCGGGCGGGTGCGCCGGACCAGCTCGACCGTAGCCCGCCCGTCGTTCGCCTCACCGACCAGCGTGATGTCGTCCTCGGTCTCCAGCAGCACCCGCAGGCCGAGCCGGACCAGGGCCTGGTCGTCGGCGGTCACCACCCGGATCATCTGCGACCCTGCCCGAGCGGCAGGCGGGCACACACCAGAAACCCGCCCTCGGCGCGCGGGCCGGCCTCCAGCGTCCCGCCCGCCGCAGCCGCGCGTTCGCGCATCCCGGCGATGCCATGCCCGCCCGGCCGCGTGCCCGCCCACGCCCGGCCCCTGCCGGTGTCGGTGATCTCCAGGACCACCGCGCCGGGCTCATAGCCGACCCGAACGGTGGCGGTGGCAGGCCCGGCGTGGCGCACCACGTTGGTGAGCGACTCCTGCACGATCCGGTAGGCGGCCAGGTCCACGGCCGCGGGCAGGCTGGCCCGCTCCCCGGTGACGGCCAGGTCGACCGGCAGGCCGCCCTCGGCCATGGCAGCCACCAGCGTGTGGAGCTGGCCGAGCCCGGGCATCGGCCGCCACGCCCCGTCCCCGTCCTTGTCCTCGTCTCCGTCCTCGTCCCCGTCCCCGTCTCTGTCTCTGTCCTCGGGCTCGGGCTCGGGCTCGGGCCGCCGGAACATCGCCAGCGTTCCCCGCAGCTCCTCCAGCGCGTCCTTGCTGGACTGCTTGATCGCCTCCAGCGCCACCTCGGCCTGCTCGGGGCGCCTGCCCAGGACGTGGAGCGCCACCCCGGCCTGCATGTTGATCACGGCCAGGCCGTGCCCCACCACGTCGTGGACCTCCCGTGCGATCCGCAGCCGCTCCTCATAGGTGCGCCGCCGGGTCTCATCCTCGCGGGCACGGCGTTCGGCCTCCCGGCCGAGCCGCACGACCGTCCCGATCGCCCACGGCGGCAGCAGCAGCCCGGACAGCACCGCCAGCAGCAACGGCGCCTCGACGAGCAGCCGCTCCGGGTCGATGACCAACAGCTCTGGCATGACCACGGCCGCCAGGGTGATGCCGCAGGCGACCAGGGACGGCGCCGCCGGCAGCCTGATCGCGACCGAGTACATCGCCACGCTCATCGCTAGCAGGATCGGCCCGTGCGGGTACTCGAACGCCAGGTAGACGATGCTCGCCGCGGCCGTGACCGCCAGCACCACCAGCGGCCGCCGCCGCCGCCCCGAGAGCACGGCCGCCGCAGCCCCTATGAGCACGTACGCCAGCGCATCGAGGGGACGGCGCGGCGGGACCTCCCCGCTCGCCGCCGGTCCCGACCCGAACACCATCACCGACCCTGCGGCCACGGCCGGAACCACGTCGGCCACCACGGCACGGCCGACCCCCCGCCAACGGGCGACATCCATGCCGACAACGATAGGACCCGCCGGGATCGCTGGAATCCGCCCCGGGAGGTACTCGGTCCTACCACGCTGGACGTAGCCGGAGTGGACACGTCCTGGGGGCTGCGCCGGTGGCACACCGGCCCGGCCAGCTCCGCGGGCGTGACCAGTCAGTCGTCGAGGCGCATCGGGACCCGGTGCTCGACCGACCGGCCGGCCAGCAGGAGCAGGGTGGCAAGGCCGTAGCGGGCGGCGTCGCGCAGGGGCGGCTTGGGCCCGGGCGGGCGGACGACCTCGACCTCGACCTTACCGTCGGGGACGGCCAGGCCGGTCCGGGCCCGCAAGGTGCGGAGCTGGGCGAGCAGCGTGGCGCTCGACCCCACCTCGACCGCCTGCCCGGCAGCGTCCCGGGTGCGGAAGGTGAACCCGAACCGGCAGGGGAGCCACAGGTCGGGAAGCAGGAGCTGGTCGTAGCGGGAGCCGGTCCCGGCGGCGACCGCCGTCTGGTAGGCGACGTCGTCGGGCCAGTCCGCCGAGACCGTGGCCGGGGCCTCCAGCTCGGGATGCTCGTCGTGGGCGGCGAGCACCAGCACGGCGCCGTAGCTGTCCCAGCCGGGCCGGCCCGCAAACGACGGCGCCTCGGGGGACTCGTCCCACTCCAGCGGGTGCTCGAGCCGGTCGCCGAGCCCCCGGCGCAGCTCGTCGCGCCAGGCCAGCACGGCGGCGCGGATCACGTCGTGCTCGGTCTGCCCGCCCGACCGCCGCTCGCCGCGGATGACCATGTAGGGGACCCGCTGCTGCCACGCCAGGCGCTCGACCGCGGTCGGCGGCCCGCTGGCGTAGTAGCTGGTCAGGGAGCCGACATAGACGTCGAGGCCCATGCTGCCCCCTTCCAGGGCCGAGAGGTTCCGGCCAGATCGAACGTTCCTGTCATGGCGGTCGGCGAAGCAGGTGAGTGGTCCAGGGCGGCTCGTCAGGAGGCGACGTCGATCGCGATGCCTGAGGGCTTGTCGACCTCGATCACCCGGAATCCCACGCGGTGGTCGACGCCGAGCCCGAACACGGTCCGCTCGCCGTCGCCGGTCCCGGTACCGGCCAGGGTGACCTGCCGCAACGACGGGTAGCGGGGGTGGATGGTGGCTGGCCCCGGCCAGGTGAGCCGGCCCGAACGGTCGCGGCTCAGGGCGTCGAAGCTGACCTGGAGGTCGGCGAACCCGTCCAGCGGCACCGGCTTGTCCGACCCCGTGGTGCGGACGTTGCGGACGTAGCCGGTCCGGGAGGCGGGCAGGGGACCGGCGAAGGTGAAGACGACGCGGTCGTAGATGCCGTGCCTCGAGGTCCGCACCGAGACGAGCTTGGGCGGCTTCTGGCTGCGGTGCGCCTTGACCACCGGGTCGGTCCGGGTCGGCGCATCGAGCGTGGCACCCGCCCGCGCGCCCGGGGCGTGAGTCTTGTACACGCCGAACAGGAACGCGCCGACCAGGACCAGGACGAACCCTCTCCCGAGCGAACGCACCGCCTGGGTCTCCCTTCCGGTACGGCCGGCTCCCCTCCAGTGTAGAGAGCATGCCGAGCCAATCATGCAGGTCCAGGGTCACAAGATGGTGACAGCTTCGTCGTTTGCGTAGGCGGTCGTCGTGTTCTGCGCGGAACCGGGGGCTCGGGGGCTTCGGCGGCCGCTCCGGCGCGCTCCTACAATAGGGGGGTTCCTGGCCCCATCTGGGGGTTCCTGGCCCCAGCTAGGGGTTCCGACCCCGATCGCGGGAGGCGGCATGGCGACCACACCCGTCCGGCTCCCCGAGGCCGGCGGCAGCTTCCTGCAGGAGGCCGGGCTCGGCCCGCTGCTGTCGCGATCCGCCGTGGACCGGGTCGGCGTCGAGGAGCGCGCTGCCTCGCTGGCCAAGCGGAGCATCAAGAAGGACGCCAAGGTGGCCGCCTTGCGCCTGGCGGTGGCTGTGATGGACCTCACCACCCTGGAAGGGGCCGACACCCCGGGCAAGGTCGAGGCCTTGTGCTCCAAGGCCCGGCGGCCCGACACCGCCGACCCGGCCGTCCCCCCCGTCGCGGCCGTCTGCGTGTACCCCACCCTCGTGGCCACCGCCAAGCGCGCCCTGGCCGGCTCGCCGGTCAAGGTCGCCTCGGTGGCGACCGCGTTCCCGAGCGGGCAGGCGTCGCTCGCGGTCCGCCTGGCCGACGTCGCCGACGCCGTCGAGGCCGGGGCCGACGAGGTCGACATGGTGATCAGCCGGGGCGTGTTCCTGGCCGGCCGCTACCGGGAGGTGTTCGAGGAGATCCTGATCGTCAAGGACACCTGCGGCCCCGCCCGCCTCAAGGTCATCCTCGAGACCGGCGAGCTCGGCACCTACGACGACGTGCGCCGGGCCAGCATGCTCGCGATGGCGGCCGGGGCCGACTTCATCAAGACCTCCACCGGCAAGGTCCAGCCAGCCGCCACCCTGCCGGTCGCCCTGGTCATGCTCGAGGCGATCCGCGACTTCCACGACCGCACCGGCCGGGTCGTGGGGTTCAAGCCGGCCGGCGGCGTGCGCACCGCCAAGCAGGCCGTCCAGCACCTGGTGCTGGTGAACGAGACCCTGGGCCCGGACTGGCTCACCCCCGACCGCTACCGGATCGGGGCGTCCAGCCTGCTCAACGACTGCCTCATGCAGCTCGCCAAGGAGCGCACCGGCCGCTACCAGTCACCCGACCACTTCACCATCGACTGAAGGGGTCGTCCGGGGCGCCGTCTCGGCGGTTCCCTTGGAGGATCGTAGGGTCGTCCGAGGTGCCGCCTCAGCGGTTCATCGAGGTGAGGTCCTCGGCGCTACCCTGATCGCAGCTCGCCGATCGACAGCTTCACCCACCCATCCGACGGGAGGCCGACGATGGCCGACGAGATCACCGCGGCGCCGGGCCGGGCGCCGGCGCGGCTGGACTGGAGCTACGCGCCCGCGCCCGAGGCCACCGACCACGTCAAGGTCCGCGAGAGCTACGGCCTGCTCACCGGCGGGAAGTGGGTCGCGCCGCTGTCCGGCTCGCACTTCAAGACCATCAACCCGGCCACCGAGGAGGTCCTCGCCTCGGTCGCCGAGGCGGGGGAGGAGGACGTCGACGCGGCGGTCAAGGCGGCCCGGGCCGCCTACACCAAGACGTGGTCGAAGACGTCAGGGGCCGAGCGGGCCAAGTACCTGTACCGGATCGCCCGCGTCCTGCAGGAGCGGGCCCGGGAGTTCGCGGTCCTCGAGACCATGAACGGCGGCAAGCCGATCAAGGAGTCCCGCGACGTCGACGTCCCGCTGGCCGCGGCCCACTTCTTCTACCACGCCGGCTGGGCCGACAAGCTCGACTACGCCTTTCCCGGCGCGCCCGGTCCGCGCCCCCTCGGCGTCGCCGCCCAGGTCATCCCCTGGAACTTCCCGCTGCTGATGGCGGCCTGGAAGCTCGCGCCAGCGCTCGCCGCCGGCAATACCGTGGTGCTCAAGCCGGCCGAGACCACGCCGCTCACCGCCCTGCTCCTCGGCGAGGTGCTGCAGCAGGCCGAGCTGCCGCCCGGGGTGGTCAACATCGTCACCGGCGCGGGACAGACCGGCGCCGCCCTGGTCGCCCACCCGGGCGTCGACAAGGTCGCGTTCACCGGGTCGACCGAGGTGGGCAAGGCGATCCAGCGCACCCTGGCCGGCTCCGGCAAGCGGCTCACCCTCGAGCTGGGCGGCAAGGCGGCCAACATCGTGCTCGACGACGCCCCGGTCGACCAGGCCGTCGAGGGCATCATCAACGGCATCTACTTCAACCAGGGGCACGTGTGCTGCGCTGGGTCGCGCCTGCTGGTACAGGAGTCGATCGCCGAGCTGCTGGTCGGCAAGCTGAAGCGGCGCATGGCCACCCTGCGGGTGGGCGACCCGCTCGACAAGAACACCGACGTGGGCGCGATCAACTCCCGCGCCCAGCTCGACAGGATCGAGGAGCTGGTGGCCTCGGGCGAGGCCGACGGAGCCGAGGTGTACCAGCCCCCGTGCGACCTGCCCGAGCGCGGCTTCTGGTTCCGGCCCACGGTGTTCACCGGGGTCGCCCAGTCCTACCGCATCGCCCAGGAGGAGATCTTCGGCCCGGTGCTCTCGGTGCTGACCTTCCGCACTCCCGACGAGGCGGTCGAGAAGGCCAACAACACCCCCTACGGGCTGTCGGCCGGCGTGTGGACCGACAAGGGCAGCCGTATCCTCGACCTGGCCGGCCGCTTGCGGGCCGGGGTGGTGTGGGCCAACACGTTCAACCGCTTCGACCCCACCTCGCCGTTCGGCGGCTACAAGGAGTCCGGTTTCGGCCGCGAAGGCGGCCGGCACGGGCTGGCCGCCTACCTCGACCTCACCTGAGGACCTCACCTGGATGGAGGCGTCAGTGGCCGACGGTGACCGTCTCGACGTCCGCAAGACCTACAAGCTCTACATCGGTGGCAGGTTCCCGCGCACCGAGTCGGGGCGCTCGTACCTGGTGACCGAGGCCAAGGGCAAGGCATGGGCCAACGCCTGCCGGGCCTCGCGCAAGGACGTCCGCGACGCGGTGGTCGCCGCCCGCAAGGCGTTCCCGGGCTGGGCCGGCCTGACCGCCTACAACCGGGGCCAGGTCCTGTACCGGGTGGCCGAGATGCTCGAGGGCAGGCGCGAGCAGTTCGTCGACGAGGTCGCCCGGTCCGAGGGCACCACCCACCGCCAGGCCGCCGACGCGGTCGCCAAGGCGGTGGACCGCTGGGTGTGGTACGCGGGCTGGGCCGACAAGCTGGCCCAGGTGTTCGGCTCGGCCAACCCCGTGGCCGGCCCCTACTTCAACTTCTCGGTTCCCGAGCCGACCGGGGTGGTCGGCCTGGTCGCCCCGGCTGAGTCGTCGCTGCTCGGGCTGGTCTCCCGGCTCGCGCCGATCGTGGTCTCGGGCAACACCGCGGTCGTGCTGGCCGCCGAGGCCCGCCCGCTGCCCGCCGTCACCCTGGCCGAAGTGCTGGCGACCAGCGACGTGCCCGGCGGGGTGGTCAACGTCCTCACCGGCTTCACCGCCGAGCTGGTCGGCCCCCTGGCCGCCCACATGGACGTGAACGCGCTCGACCTGGCCGGGCTCGACCTCGCCCTGTACAAGGAGGCCGAGCTGGCCGCGGCCGAGAGCGTCAAGCGGGTCGCCGCGCCGGTCAGGCTCTCGGGCCGGGACTGGCTCGAAGACGCTCGCGGGCAGGACCCCTACTGGATCGCGGCCTTCCTGGAGACCAAGACGGTCTGGCACCCGACCGGGGGGTAGCGGCGGTCAGGCTTCGGCCGCGAGCGCGCCGGGGTCAGCCTCCGCCCTGCGCACCGGCGCCGGGCGCGGGCGGTCCGAGAGCAGCCCGGCCAGCCCCGTGCTCGACAGCTCGAGCGAGGTGTCGACCAGGGCGGGCAGCGACTCCCGGCGGTCGCCGAGCGCCCACGCCTGCACCGCCTCGCGCAGCGCGGTCGCCGCGATCCCGGCCACCAGCCTGACCCGCAGGTCCCCGACGGGGTCGGCACCGCAGCGGCGCGCCACCGCCTCGGCGATCGCCTCCTGGAACAGGCTGTAGACCTCGAGGGCGCGCCCGTGCAGCGATCGGGTCGTGACCACGATCCGGGCGCGGGTCAGGACCTGCTCCTGCTCCTCCTCGAGTGTCGCAGCCAGCGCGACCAGCCCCGCCCGGACGGCGGCGAGCACGGGCTCGCCGGCCGGCCGCCCGTCCAGCCCGAGCTCGAGCTCGCGCAGGTGCCTGGCGTGGTCGGCGAACAGGACGTCCTCTTTGCAGGCGTAGTAGCGGAAGAACGTCCGCTTCGACACCTCGGCGGCGTCGGTGATCTCCTCCACGGTGACAGCGTCGAAGCCACGCTCGGAGAACAGCCGCAGCGCGGCCGCTTCCAGCTCGCAGCGGGTCTTGCGCTTCTTGCGCTCCCGCAGCGGCACACGGCCCTCAGGCTCCATGCCAGGGGACGATAGTGGAATGCACCCTGGATGTCATCGGACGGGCCGGTCCGTCGGGGTCGGCCGAGCCTCTCCACGACCGGTCCGGGATCGTCGCCAGATAAGGTGCTCGGCGGGCTGAAGTCCGTCCGGGTCGGCCGAGCCTCTCCACGACCGGCAGCGAGCACCAGCCAGCGAGCACCAGGCAGCGAGCACCAGGCAGGAGCACAGCGAACACCAGGCAGCGAGCACCAGATAGCAGAATGCACACCTTGACAAATGGCATCACGTGCCTAAGGTTTGCCCGGGGCTCGTACCGTCGGCGGGGTGAAAGGTCAGGTCATGGGAGTACCGCGGATGAACGCCCGCTTCAGCCGGTCGGTGCTGGCCTCGGCGTTCGCCTGGCAGGAGCGGGCCGCCTGCCGGGAGACCGACGGCTCGGCGTTCTTCTCGCGCGACGGCGAGCGCGGCCCGACCAAGCGCCGCCGGGAGCTCGAGGCCAAGCGGATCTGCCTGGTCTGCCCGGTCCGGGCCCCGTGCGCGGCCTACGCGCTGGCCCACCGGGAGCCGTACGGCGTCTGGGGCGGCCTCTCCGAGGATGACCGCGAGCGCATCCTGCGCACGCATCCGGACGGCGACGCCACCGCAGCCCTCGAGCGGCTCGCCCGCTGAGCGCCCGTTCGAGCCGGGCAACCCGGCTCCGGTCGCACGATCCCGCGGTCGCAGGTTGCGCGCTGCACTGCCGTTCCCTGGGCCGAACTGCTTAGAGAAATACGGCATCGGTAGTTTGTCCGTTGTCTCGTTCGACCGCATCGTCTGAGTTCCAAGACAAGCTCCCCAGGGAGGGATGCCCATGCGGTCTCGTCCGGTCAGCATCGTGGCTGGCATCGGCCTCGTCGCCGTCAGCGTGCTCGGCTCCACGGCGGTCGCCGCCGAGCCGGGCGGCGCCACCGTCCGCCCGCGCGCCGCCGCGGTCGGGCGCGTCGCCCCCCGCCCCAGCGCGCGCCTGCTTGCGCGCAGGCACTGGCAGGCCCCGCCGACCACCGCACAGTGCCAGGCGAGCACCGGGGTTTCCTGCTACGCGCCGTCCCAGCTCCAGCGCGCCTACAACCTCAAGCCCCTCTACAAGCGTGGCCTCACCGGGCGCGGGCGGACCATCGTGATCGTGGTCCCGTTCGGCTCGCCAACGATCCGGCAGGACCTGAAGCAGTTCAACCGGGCCTTCGGCCTGCCCGACCCGCCGGGCTTCCGCATCATCGCGCCGGCCGGGAAGGTGCCGGCGTTCGACCCCAGGGACCCCGAGATGGCCGCCTGGGCGGAGGAGACCACCCTCGACGTGCAGTGGGCCCATGCCGTCGCCCCGGGCGCCGACATCCTGCTGGTCGTCACCCCCGTGTCGGAGACCCAGGGTGTCCAGGGCTTCCCCGAGATCGTCAAGGCCGAGAACCATGTGATCGACCACGACCTCGGTGACGTCATCTCGCAGAGCTTCGGGGCGACCGAGGAGACCTTCCCGACCGCCCAGTCGCTGCTGCGGCTCCGCAGCGCGTTCAAGAACGCCCGGAAGCATGACGTGACCGTGCTGGCCGCATCGGGCGACACCGGCGCGACCGGCTTCAAGCGCAACCTGACCGACCTGTACACCAGCCGGGCCAGCTCCTGGCCGTCGTCCGACCCACTGGTCACCTCGGTCGGTGGCACCCAGCTCCACCTCGACGCCAAGGGCCGGCGGACCGCGCCCGACAACGTCTGGAACGACCAGAAGCTGTTCGGCACCGCAGCCGCCAGCGGCGGCGGCCGGTCCAGGATCTTCGCCCGGCCCAGCTACCAGGACGGCGTGCGGCGGGTCGTGGGCGAGCACCGCGGCACCCCCGACGTCGCTATGAGCGCTGCGGTCGACGGCGGCGTGCTCGTCCGCATCGGGTTCAGCGGCGGCGACGGCATCACGCCCGGCTGGTACATCTTCGGCGGCACCAGCGCGGCAACCCCCGAGCTGGCCGGCGTCGTCGCCGTCGCCGCCCAGGCCGCCGGCAGGCGCCTCGGACTGCTCAACCCGCGCCTGTACGAGCTGGCCAGGCGCGGCTCGCCCGGCGTCGTCGACGTCACCCGGGGCGACAACACCGTCACGTTCACGCAGCACGGCCGGACCTTCACGGTCACGGGCTTCCCGGCCCGCCCCGGCTACGACCTGTCGAGCGGCCTCGGCACGATCGACGCGGCCAGGCTGGTGCCCGAGCTGGCCCGCTCCGACGACTGAGCCCCCCGCCCGGCCCGGCCGCCCGCCCGCCCCCACGGGCGGCCGGCCGGGCCGCCCCCACCGACCCGAGCAGGCCCGGGACCGGGTCCGCGGTGCACCACAGCCACGTGTGGTGCCGCCTGCCACCCCCACCAGGCGAAGCAGGCCCGGGACGGGGTCCGCCGACGGGGACGGGGTCCGCCGCCCGGGACGGGGTCCGCCGGGGACCGGGTCCGCCGCTCCGGTAGGATGAGGTCGACCAACCCGACCGCCGGCAAGCCGTGCCGGCGGCATTCAGGAGGCTGCCGCCCGTGCCCACCGACCCGATGGACGCCATCGTCAACCTGGCCAAGCGCCGGGGCTTCGTCTTCCAGTCGAGCGAGATCTACGGTGGTCTGCGCTCGAGCTACGACTACGGTCCGCTGGGGGTCGAGCTCAAGAACAACGTGAAGCGGGCCTGGTGGCGCTCGATGGTGCAGCTCCGCGAGGACATCGTCGGCCAGGACGCGGCCATCATCATGTCGCCCAGGGTCTGGGAGGCCTCCGGCCACCTGCAGTCGTTCTCCGACCCGCTGGTCGAGTGCACCAACTGCCACATGCGCTTCCGCGAGGACCACCTGCAGGAGGCGTTCCAGGCCAAGCACGGCCGGCCGCCCGAGCCCGGCGAGCTGACCTGCCCGAACTGCGGCAAGGGGCCGTTCACCGACCCGCGCAACTTCAACCTCATGTTCAAGACGTTCATGGGCCCGGTCGAGGACGCCTCCGCGGTGGTGTGGCTGCGTCCCGAGACCGCCCAGGGCATCTTCGTCGACTTCCCGTTCGTGCAGGCCGCCAGCCGCAAGAAGGTCCCGTTCGGCGTCGCCCAGATCGGCAAGTCGTTCCGCAACGAGATCACCCCCGGGAACTTCATCTTCCGCACCCGCGAGTTCGAGCAGATGGAGATGGAGTTCTTCGTCGAGCCGGGCACCGACGAGGACTGGCACGAGCGCTGGATCGCCGAGCGCCAGGACTGGTTCCTCGACCTCGGCATCCGCAAGGAGAACCTGCGCCTGCGCGAGCACGGCCCCGACGAGCTCGCCCACTACGCCAAGCGGGCGGTCGACATCGAGTACAAGTTCCCGTTCGGCTGGTCGGAGCTGGAGGGCGTCGCCAACCGGGCCGACTACGACCTGACCCAGCACCAGAACTACTCGGGCCACGACATGTCGTACTACGACCCGGAGCGTGACACCCGCTACATCCCCTACGTGGTCGAGCCGGCCGTCGGGGTCGACCGGGCCGCGCTGGTGTTCCTGATCGACGCCTGGCGGGAGGAGGAGGCGCCGACCGCCGCGGGCGGGACCGAGCTGCGCACCGTGCTCAAGCTCGACCCCCGCCTGGCTCCGTACAAGGTCGCGGTGCTGCCGCTGTCCCGCAACGAGAGGCTCTCGCCCATGGCACAGGACGTGGCCGCCATGCTGCGGGACCGGTGGATGGTCGACTTCGACGACGCCCGCGGGATCGGGCGCCGCTATCGGCGGCAGGACGAGGTCGGCACCCCGTACTGCGTGACGGTCGACTTCGACTCGCTGGAGGACCGCGCGGTCACCGTGCGCGACCGCGACACGATGGGCCAGGACCGGGTCGCCCTCGACCGGCTCGTCGGCTACCTCGAAGAGCGGCTGCCGCGCTGACCGTGGCGGCGCCCCGGGTCCTGCGCGTCCTCGCCACCGGGCCGGGCGTGGTCCAGGGCGGCGGGCAGGGTGTGTCCCCGCTCGACCTGGCCCTGCTCCGGGGTGAGGCGGTCTTCGAGACGATGCGGGCCTACCAGGGCCGGCCGTTCCGGCTCGGCGCCCACCTGGACCGGCTGGCCGCGTCGGCGGCCGCCCTCCAGATCACCCTGCCCCACGGGCTCGACGAGCTGGTCGGCGAGGCGGCCGGTGCGTGCGACGGCGGCGACGGGGTGATCCGCCTGGTCTGCACCCGCGGCACCGAGGCCGAGCTGGTCTCCAGCGCCTTCGCGGTCGTCACCGAGGTGCCCGGCGAGCATGAGGAGGCCCGGCGCCGCGGCCTGCGCATCGCCCTGCTCACCCTCGCGGTCGATCCGCTGGTCCGCGCGGCCGCGCCCTGGCTGCTGGCCGGGGCCAAGACCACCAGCTACGCGGTGAACATGGCCGCGCAGCGGGCGGCCCAGGCCCGCGGCGCCGACGACGCCGTCTTCGTCGGCCTGGGCGGCGAGCTGCTCGAGGCGCCCACCGCCACCGTCTGGTGGCGCTCCGGGCAGGTCCTCTACACGCCAGCGCTCGACCTCGGCATCCTCGCCGGGGTGACCCGGGGTGCGCTCGTCGAGCTGGCCCCGAGGGCCGGCTACCGGGTCGTCGAGGGCGTGTTCAGCGCCGACGACCTCGTCGCCGCCGACGAGGCGTTCATGACCAGCACGGTCCGCGAGGTCATGCCGGTGGTCGGAGTCGACGGCGTGCGCATCGGCGACGGCCGCCCCGGGTCGGCCGCCGCCGCCCTGCAGACCGCCCTGCGCGAGACCGCCCGCTCAGCTGGCGGCTGAGGCCGCAGTCGCCTCCGCCTCCGCCTCGTTCGCCTCCGCCGCCTGTGCCGCGGCCGTCTGTGCCTCGGCCTTGATCTTGGCCAGCTCGGCCAGGCGCTCCCTGCTCAACCGCTCGAGCTCCCGCTGCCACTGCTTGCGGTGGCCGCGCAACGCCTCGACCAGCGCCTCGGCCACGGCCAGGTTGCGGTACCACTTCCGGTTGGCCGGGATGAGGTGCCACGGGGCCTCCTCGGTGCCGCACCGCCGCAGCGCGTCCTGGTAGGCGGCCATGTAGTCGTCCCAGCGCTCGCGCTCGCGCCAGTCGCCGGGGGAGAGCTTGTAGGCCTTGGCCACGTCCTGCTCGCGGGCGAGCAGGCGCCGCCGCCGCTCGTCCTGGGAGATGTGCAGGAAGAACTTGCAGACGATGGTGCCGTCCTTGCCGCTGGTGTCCATGCCCTGCAGGACCACCAGCACGCTGTTGCAGCCGGCCGCGTACAGCTCCTGCTGCAGCTCGGCCAGCTGCTTCCGCAGGGCGGCCAGGGCCTCCCGTCCGGCCTGCTTGTCCAGGCCGCCGTCCGCGTCCGGGTCGTGGTCGGCGAGCCGCACCTTCTGGCCCGGCTGCAGGCGGACGTGGTAGGCCATGGCTGGCTCCCTCTCGCGACGCCGGCTCCCGGCGGTGACGACGCCGGCTCCGGCGGTGACGGCCGAGCATACCCGGACTTGCGCTCCCGGGCGCCCGCAAGCGGCCGGGCCGTCGTACCGTGGAGCGATGCACTGGTCTGCACGCTCCCGATGGTCGTGGCGCTGGCTCGCGG
This window harbors:
- a CDS encoding S53 family peptidase translates to MRSRPVSIVAGIGLVAVSVLGSTAVAAEPGGATVRPRAAAVGRVAPRPSARLLARRHWQAPPTTAQCQASTGVSCYAPSQLQRAYNLKPLYKRGLTGRGRTIVIVVPFGSPTIRQDLKQFNRAFGLPDPPGFRIIAPAGKVPAFDPRDPEMAAWAEETTLDVQWAHAVAPGADILLVVTPVSETQGVQGFPEIVKAENHVIDHDLGDVISQSFGATEETFPTAQSLLRLRSAFKNARKHDVTVLAASGDTGATGFKRNLTDLYTSRASSWPSSDPLVTSVGGTQLHLDAKGRRTAPDNVWNDQKLFGTAAASGGGRSRIFARPSYQDGVRRVVGEHRGTPDVAMSAAVDGGVLVRIGFSGGDGITPGWYIFGGTSAATPELAGVVAVAAQAAGRRLGLLNPRLYELARRGSPGVVDVTRGDNTVTFTQHGRTFTVTGFPARPGYDLSSGLGTIDAARLVPELARSDD
- a CDS encoding glycine--tRNA ligase, with translation MDAIVNLAKRRGFVFQSSEIYGGLRSSYDYGPLGVELKNNVKRAWWRSMVQLREDIVGQDAAIIMSPRVWEASGHLQSFSDPLVECTNCHMRFREDHLQEAFQAKHGRPPEPGELTCPNCGKGPFTDPRNFNLMFKTFMGPVEDASAVVWLRPETAQGIFVDFPFVQAASRKKVPFGVAQIGKSFRNEITPGNFIFRTREFEQMEMEFFVEPGTDEDWHERWIAERQDWFLDLGIRKENLRLREHGPDELAHYAKRAVDIEYKFPFGWSELEGVANRADYDLTQHQNYSGHDMSYYDPERDTRYIPYVVEPAVGVDRAALVFLIDAWREEEAPTAAGGTELRTVLKLDPRLAPYKVAVLPLSRNERLSPMAQDVAAMLRDRWMVDFDDARGIGRRYRRQDEVGTPYCVTVDFDSLEDRAVTVRDRDTMGQDRVALDRLVGYLEERLPR
- a CDS encoding aminotransferase class IV produces the protein MAAPRVLRVLATGPGVVQGGGQGVSPLDLALLRGEAVFETMRAYQGRPFRLGAHLDRLAASAAALQITLPHGLDELVGEAAGACDGGDGVIRLVCTRGTEAELVSSAFAVVTEVPGEHEEARRRGLRIALLTLAVDPLVRAAAPWLLAGAKTTSYAVNMAAQRAAQARGADDAVFVGLGGELLEAPTATVWWRSGQVLYTPALDLGILAGVTRGALVELAPRAGYRVVEGVFSADDLVAADEAFMTSTVREVMPVVGVDGVRIGDGRPGSAAAALQTALRETARSAGG